One genomic segment of Ignavibacteriota bacterium includes these proteins:
- a CDS encoding ABC transporter permease → MKVYRSLKISQKTLFAHKLRTILALLGIIVGVSAVIIMIAIGNGAEEEVVSKIEAMGTNLVIVNAGEIKTTGGRQFRGNVTTLTLKDIDAIEINASSVIGAAPIQANKLLVKFGNLSTNTTVVGSTSNFTSVRNFNIDKGVFFTDMEDKASMRVAVLGAGVVKNIFGNDDPINSTIRIGKVPFTVIGVLESKGVDMYGTDQDDQIIIPIRTALRRVFNQTYINTIYLEIDKQENMEMTVTTVQEILHEMHKLDKKNKPDDFTIQNQVDLIEAQKETSNTFTALTASIAGVSLIVGGIGILAVMLLSIRERTNEIGLRMAVGARRKDIRTQFIFESSFLSIGGGIIGILIGVIAALAIKHIFNWSIVVSLTSIILSFGFSMTIGLFFGVYPAHRASLLDPINALRSE, encoded by the coding sequence ATGAAAGTTTATAGAAGTTTAAAAATATCACAGAAGACACTATTCGCTCATAAACTTAGAACAATTCTTGCTCTTCTTGGAATTATAGTTGGAGTTTCCGCTGTAATTATAATGATTGCTATAGGAAACGGAGCAGAAGAGGAAGTTGTCTCGAAAATTGAGGCTATGGGAACCAATTTAGTTATAGTTAATGCCGGAGAAATTAAAACAACGGGAGGCAGACAGTTTAGGGGAAATGTAACAACTTTAACATTGAAAGACATTGATGCAATTGAAATAAATGCAAGTTCGGTTATTGGTGCAGCACCAATTCAAGCTAACAAGCTGTTGGTTAAGTTTGGCAATTTAAGTACAAACACAACCGTTGTAGGTTCAACTTCAAACTTTACTTCTGTGAGAAACTTTAATATTGATAAGGGCGTTTTTTTTACGGATATGGAAGACAAAGCTTCAATGAGAGTTGCGGTACTCGGCGCAGGTGTAGTTAAAAATATTTTTGGAAATGATGATCCGATTAATTCAACTATTAGAATTGGCAAAGTTCCGTTTACGGTAATCGGTGTGCTTGAATCAAAAGGTGTTGATATGTACGGAACAGATCAGGACGATCAGATAATTATACCGATAAGAACTGCATTAAGAAGAGTATTTAATCAAACCTATATAAACACCATTTATTTGGAGATTGATAAACAAGAAAATATGGAAATGACCGTAACAACAGTTCAGGAAATATTACATGAGATGCATAAGTTAGATAAAAAAAATAAACCGGATGACTTTACAATTCAAAACCAAGTTGATTTGATTGAAGCACAAAAAGAAACGAGTAATACTTTTACTGCATTAACTGCAAGTATTGCCGGTGTTTCATTAATTGTAGGCGGGATAGGTATTCTTGCAGTTATGCTTTTGTCAATTAGAGAAAGAACGAACGAGATTGGTTTACGAATGGCAGTCGGTGCACGAAGGAAAGATATAAGAACACAATTTATATTCGAGTCATCTTTTCTAAGTATAGGCGGAGGAATAATAGGAATATTAATTGGGGTGATTGCTGCACTTGCAATAAAACATATTTTTAACTGGAGTATAGTCGTCTCATTAACCTCAATTATATTATCATTTGGTTTTTCAATGACAATTGGTTTATTCTTCGGAGTTTATCCAGCACATAGAGCATCATTACTCGATCCTATTAATGCACTTAGGAGTGAATAA
- the ccsA gene encoding cytochrome c biogenesis protein CcsA, whose product MITEIHFLNSLMPLLYLSTAIVYFYDLIFEGSKFYNSKRVFLFITVFIHIIYLSLRIIKFQHAPITNKFEILTLISLCLSISYFILELLTDFSRTGLLPIIFSFLFQLISSIFISDQINIPAILSSTVLGAHVIGSVLGYSSITIATIYSIVYLLQYYNLKNNKFSLIYRKMPNLEVLEKLIYNSFVIAFIFHSISIIVGLRYAYTVLPNFQIFDPKFIISMLIWFIFIVGISLKIFKKLFGKGIIKIVLIIFCLILISLFIPNNFMNSFHIFY is encoded by the coding sequence ATGATTACTGAAATTCATTTCCTAAATTCTTTAATGCCTCTGTTATATTTATCAACAGCAATAGTTTACTTTTATGACCTCATATTTGAAGGAAGTAAATTTTATAATTCAAAAAGAGTTTTTTTATTTATTACTGTGTTTATTCACATAATCTATTTATCACTAAGAATTATAAAGTTTCAACATGCTCCAATTACAAACAAATTTGAAATCTTAACACTTATATCGCTTTGTCTTTCCATTTCTTACTTTATCTTGGAACTATTAACTGATTTTAGCCGAACTGGTTTATTACCTATTATATTTTCGTTTCTTTTTCAATTAATCTCTTCAATATTTATTTCAGATCAAATTAATATTCCGGCAATACTTAGCAGCACTGTATTAGGTGCACATGTTATTGGTTCTGTTTTGGGATATTCAAGTATTACTATTGCTACAATCTATAGTATTGTTTATTTATTACAATACTATAATCTGAAAAACAACAAGTTTAGTTTGATATACAGAAAAATGCCAAATTTGGAAGTTCTTGAAAAACTTATTTACAATTCATTTGTTATAGCTTTTATATTCCATTCAATTTCTATTATTGTTGGATTAAGATATGCATATACAGTGCTGCCTAATTTTCAAATATTCGATCCAAAATTTATTATCTCAATGCTGATATGGTTTATTTTTATTGTAGGTATTTCACTGAAAATTTTCAAAAAGTTATTTGGGAAGGGGATAATAAAAATAGTTCTAATTATCTTTTGTTTAATTCTAATCTCTTTATTTATACCAAATAATTTTATGAACAGTTTTCATATTTTTTATTAA
- a CDS encoding ABC transporter ATP-binding protein yields the protein MHSVVQAINLKKIYQKNNNVPVYALNDVTLKMNKGEFIAIMGTSGSGKSTLMNILGFLDRPTEGKLLLDGEEINKLDDETLAKIRNKKIGFVFQSFNLLPRTNALENVELPLIYSDRDNLTDLAKTALTKVGLGERLDHQPSELSGGQQQRVAIARALVNEPEIIFADEPTGNLDTTSSYEIMNLFQELNKTGVTIVIVTHESDIAEYAERIIKITDGKIVSDEKNENIRQAKDELLTIGKNAEVKQ from the coding sequence ATGCATTCAGTAGTACAGGCAATTAACCTAAAAAAGATTTACCAAAAGAATAATAATGTTCCAGTTTATGCTCTTAATGATGTTACTCTCAAAATGAACAAAGGAGAGTTTATAGCGATAATGGGAACTTCCGGGTCTGGCAAATCAACCTTGATGAACATCTTGGGATTTTTAGATAGACCAACTGAAGGAAAATTATTACTTGATGGTGAAGAAATAAATAAATTAGATGATGAAACTCTTGCTAAGATTAGAAACAAGAAAATAGGATTTGTTTTTCAATCCTTTAATTTATTACCAAGAACTAACGCATTGGAAAATGTGGAACTTCCGTTGATATATTCTGATAGAGATAATTTAACCGATCTTGCTAAGACTGCTTTAACTAAGGTAGGATTAGGAGAAAGATTAGATCATCAACCAAGTGAACTTTCGGGCGGACAGCAACAAAGAGTGGCTATAGCCAGAGCTTTAGTTAATGAGCCCGAAATAATTTTTGCTGATGAACCTACTGGTAATCTTGATACAACATCAAGCTATGAGATAATGAATCTTTTCCAGGAATTAAATAAAACCGGTGTTACAATTGTAATTGTAACTCACGAGTCGGATATAGCTGAATATGCTGAGAGAATTATAAAAATTACCGATGGAAAAATCGTAAGCGATGAAAAAAATGAAAATATTCGTCAAGCAAAGGATGAGTTATTAACAATCGGGAAGAATGCTGAGGTGAAACAATGA
- a CDS encoding DUF423 domain-containing protein encodes MQKIFFISAAILGGLAVAISAFGAHGGADIVVQNNALVTFGKAVRYQMYHSLVLFVVSFALGICKSQTKSLNISGILFLLGIIFFSGSLFLISFTGLKMGYITPIGGTALVGGWFTLAYAGYKVKLK; translated from the coding sequence ATGCAGAAAATATTTTTTATATCCGCTGCAATTTTAGGCGGTTTAGCTGTAGCAATTAGTGCTTTTGGTGCTCATGGCGGTGCTGATATTGTAGTTCAAAATAATGCTTTGGTAACTTTTGGCAAAGCTGTACGCTACCAAATGTACCATTCATTAGTTCTTTTTGTTGTTTCTTTTGCTTTAGGCATTTGTAAATCGCAAACCAAGTCTCTTAATATTTCTGGAATATTATTCCTACTTGGAATAATATTTTTTTCAGGTAGTCTATTCTTAATTTCATTTACAGGTTTAAAAATGGGTTATATAACTCCAATTGGCGGAACAGCATTGGTTGGCGGATGGTTCACTTTAGCATATGCTGGATACAAAGTGAAACTTAAATAA
- a CDS encoding ABC transporter permease: MKTERIIKTAFRGLSKNKMRTFFMMVGIVIGIMAITMVISVGLGAEERVMERVKKFGFESIMVFSGGGTQLMGNESEAPTTTLKLSDAEALVSQVSNIIDLSPFSRMPGTVVKYQELSSNPSVQGITPSYISVWDIDVSEGRFISYEDDSRSARVCVIAPTVQKELFGEINPIGEQIRIGDVPFEVIGILQPRGTSPGGGDMDNRIMIPLQTLMRRTANIDYLSGIKVELESIENISNTSIDIKSILRERHKLAEGEPDDFRIITPTEVTQFAEKVSGTFNLFLVLVAGISLIAGGFVITNIMLISVSERKNEIGLRKAVGARSKDIQKQFLIETITVTFIGGILGIVLGFIGAKIISLITDMPASYSWEGILTGIIFSSLVGLIAGMQPAKRASSLDPIEALRS; encoded by the coding sequence ATGAAAACAGAAAGAATAATTAAAACTGCTTTCAGAGGCTTAAGCAAAAATAAAATGCGTACCTTCTTTATGATGGTGGGAATTGTTATTGGTATAATGGCTATTACGATGGTTATATCGGTCGGACTTGGAGCAGAAGAACGCGTTATGGAACGAGTAAAGAAATTTGGATTTGAAAGTATAATGGTATTTTCTGGTGGCGGAACTCAATTAATGGGAAATGAATCAGAAGCACCTACAACAACATTAAAACTTTCAGATGCAGAAGCTCTCGTTTCACAAGTTTCAAACATTATTGATTTATCACCCTTCAGTCGAATGCCAGGCACAGTCGTTAAATATCAAGAGCTGTCTTCAAATCCTTCAGTCCAGGGAATCACACCTTCATATATTTCGGTTTGGGATATTGATGTTAGTGAAGGTAGGTTTATTTCATATGAAGATGATTCACGAAGTGCACGTGTTTGTGTTATAGCACCTACGGTACAAAAAGAATTATTCGGAGAAATAAATCCTATAGGTGAACAAATACGTATTGGTGATGTACCTTTTGAAGTTATCGGGATATTACAACCGCGTGGCACAAGTCCGGGCGGCGGCGATATGGATAATAGAATAATGATTCCATTACAAACACTGATGCGAAGAACTGCAAATATAGATTATTTATCCGGAATAAAAGTAGAACTAGAATCAATCGAAAATATTAGCAACACATCAATAGATATTAAATCAATTTTGCGAGAACGTCATAAATTGGCTGAAGGTGAACCAGATGATTTTAGAATAATAACACCGACCGAAGTAACACAGTTTGCAGAAAAAGTTTCCGGTACTTTTAATTTGTTTCTTGTACTTGTAGCGGGAATTTCACTAATAGCCGGTGGATTTGTTATAACAAACATAATGTTGATTTCTGTTAGTGAAAGAAAAAACGAAATTGGTTTACGTAAAGCAGTTGGTGCTCGCAGTAAAGACATTCAAAAACAGTTTTTAATAGAAACCATAACAGTAACTTTTATTGGCGGAATCCTTGGAATTGTTTTAGGTTTTATTGGGGCAAAAATTATAAGCCTTATTACTGATATGCCAGCTTCTTATTCGTGGGAAGGAATTCTAACCGGAATAATATTCTCAAGTCTGGTTGGATTAATTGCCGGAATGCAGCCGGCAAAAAGAGCATCGTCTCTTGATCCAATTGAAGCGTTGAGATCCTAG
- a CDS encoding outer membrane protein transport protein yields MRKIIIISTLLLITSNIFAQKADQMIGVTAGQLALGGSVVADPIDAPSMLYNPAAIGVLEINKIGFDVSLGFVNPPREIKSAIGTPLEKNTESNSNYYLGMGNGFAAKITDKIIVGVAAGGVSGMGVDFPSSTLVDNPTTPFPENVSVVSKKGLLKIVPTIAYKINNDLTIAASIQIAQQSLSLKTPAFILPQTENYGFGGSFGLIYKALPNLQLGLSYTSEINISEYEFNGTSLHPMAGGDGVYLFDMDSPQNVAFGIAFKPMSKLQVEADLKWYNFSSVLDKIDLTTPSGLVIPVNFGWEDQMVYSIGAKLNANECMTIMAGYSYGATPITEENVGNNLGSIAVVEHHISIGLKRAWNDNLSSTISFTHGLHNELESSVAPLNIAASQNIVFFQFGYRM; encoded by the coding sequence ATGAGAAAAATTATAATCATTTCAACCTTATTGTTAATTACTTCAAATATTTTTGCTCAAAAAGCAGATCAAATGATTGGAGTTACAGCAGGACAGTTGGCGCTTGGTGGAAGCGTAGTTGCTGATCCGATAGATGCTCCTTCAATGCTATATAATCCTGCTGCAATTGGTGTTTTGGAAATTAATAAAATTGGATTTGATGTTAGTTTGGGATTTGTAAATCCACCAAGAGAAATCAAAAGTGCAATAGGTACGCCACTTGAAAAAAACACGGAAAGTAATTCAAATTATTATTTGGGAATGGGAAATGGTTTTGCTGCAAAAATTACTGATAAAATAATTGTTGGGGTTGCAGCCGGTGGTGTTTCCGGAATGGGAGTAGATTTTCCTTCTTCAACTTTAGTTGATAATCCAACCACTCCTTTTCCCGAAAATGTTTCTGTAGTTTCAAAAAAAGGGCTGCTTAAAATTGTACCTACTATTGCTTACAAAATTAATAACGATCTAACAATTGCTGCATCTATTCAAATTGCACAACAATCCTTATCATTAAAAACTCCAGCATTCATTCTTCCACAAACAGAAAATTATGGTTTTGGTGGCAGCTTTGGTTTAATATACAAAGCACTTCCTAATTTACAATTAGGATTATCATATACATCTGAAATAAATATTAGCGAATATGAATTCAATGGTACAAGCTTACACCCAATGGCTGGTGGCGATGGTGTATATCTTTTTGATATGGATAGTCCGCAAAATGTTGCATTCGGTATAGCGTTTAAACCAATGTCTAAATTACAAGTTGAAGCTGATTTAAAGTGGTATAATTTCTCTTCTGTATTAGATAAAATAGATTTAACTACTCCATCCGGTTTGGTGATTCCAGTTAACTTTGGTTGGGAAGATCAAATGGTTTATTCAATTGGAGCAAAATTAAATGCTAACGAATGTATGACAATTATGGCTGGTTATTCTTATGGGGCAACTCCAATTACAGAAGAAAATGTTGGAAACAATCTTGGATCAATTGCTGTTGTTGAACATCATATTTCAATTGGTCTAAAACGGGCATGGAATGACAATTTGTCTTCAACCATTTCTTTCACTCACGGCTTGCATAATGAATTAGAATCGAGTGTAGCACCATTAAATATTGCGGCAAGTCAAAATATAGTTTTCTTCCAATTTGGTTATAGGATGTAA